From a region of the Candida albicans SC5314 chromosome 1, complete sequence genome:
- the VPS53 gene encoding Vps53p (Ortholog(s) have role in Golgi to vacuole transport, cellular sphingolipid homeostasis, retrograde transport, endosome to Golgi and GARP complex localization): MDSPTYDPTTHLNKIFSSPDTLNELPQLLNHVSQYKRQLTEEINKSTAKYERVDLSEDISHLATSIGEIKRDSSMTKQSISQMTGSIQRLDCTKKNLVASMTLLKRLQMLVNVNNTLSSILPSHDYKEIYQLLGVLKELLQFFQPYKSIDEINQINLMVVHTQNKLIDDIFMDFEEYKNKDEEQLLFGARILELIDVKYKDKLLAWFYNLQLQDLQEIFSGEAGSLDNLNRRFIYFKNILKQVQQYKIFPWDISNAITQEFCQITRQDISKLLYNSKIESKTLLDNLTKTLEFEKSLGLHNEISSVFEPYLSIWVHEQDKYLNSKMLEFSAVPQLPPDVPNIAVSSTELFKIFNRLLSHITKLTNGDTIVDLARVFNKYLSEYNRRILAPILSTDDFGAESLKYFTMLLNTGDYIINNIEELADKIQKTTTHTIAPFNTDAFYQLINKSISSLLLKMSIDYKPCWREFFNLDWGQLDSVNDISSYMNDLKSKTAENLRVILPLIIRDSYVRNFNDKLVEMLVTTIANNLKFVKPMTATSVEQILMDVSSLKEDALRFPLFSVKDVSKSYQKFVNHQFGDLQSLLKLLMVPSIPVENLIESYFALIGDKSVSNFVKVLKLKGVDKAQHHKYVDNFKLQLSVDDGSVTSCLLLQNLEEEEEASRAATPDVKLNEKFDVSKINENFKNFGKFFRKDIGNESS; the protein is encoded by the coding sequence ATGGACTCGCCGACGTATGACCCCACGACACAtctaaataaaatatttagtTCTCCCGATACGTTGAATGAGCTACCTCAATTGTTAAACCATGTGTCGCAGTACAAGAGACAGTTGACAGAGGAGATTAATAAATCGACAGCCAAGTATGAGAGGGTTGATTTGTCGGAAGATATTTCCCATCTTGCCACTAGCATTGGCGAAATCAAACGCGATTCCAGTATGACCAAACAATCGATTTCCCAAATGACAGGCTCGATACAGAGATTGGATTGcacaaagaagaatttggtTGCGTCGATGACCTTGCTAAAGAGATTACAGATGTTGGTTAATGTGAACAACACGTTGAGTTCGATATTGCCGAGCCACGACTATAAGGAGATATATCAGTTGTTGGGTGTTTTGAAGGAGTTGCTACAGTTTTTCCAGCCGTACAAGTCGATTGACGAGataaaccaaatcaatCTTATGGTTGTCCACACCCAGAACAAGttgattgatgatatttttaTGGATTTTGAGGAGTACAAGAACAAGGATGAAGAgcagttgttgtttggCGCCAgaattttggaattgattgatgtaAAGTATAAGGACAAGCTACTTGCGTGGTTCTACAATTTACAGTTGCAAGATTTGCAGGAGATTTTTAGTGGCGAGGCTGGGTCGTTAGACAATTTGAATCGGAGGttcatttatttcaaaaacatACTCAAACAGGTTCAGCAGTATAAGATTTTTCCGTGGGACATTTCTAATGCCATAACACAAGAGTTTTGCCAGATTACTCGACAGGATATATCAAAGTTGTTGTACAACTCCAAAATCGAGTCAAAGACGCTTTTGGATAATTTGACGAAAACGTTGGAGTTTGAAAAGTCTTTGGGTTTGCACAACGAGATTTCGCTGGTGTTTGAGCCGTACTTGTCGATCTGGGTGCATGAGCAGGATAAGTATTTGAATTCAAAGATGTTGGAGTTTTCGGCCGTACCGCAGTTACCGCCTGACGTGCCCAATATTGCTGTGTCGTCGACCGAGTTGTTTAAGATCTTTAATCGGTTATTGTCGCACATCACTAAGCTTACCAATGGCGATAccattgttgatttggCAAGGGTGTTTAACAAGTACTTGCTGGAGTATAATCGGAGGATTTTGGCTCCTATTTTGTCGACCGACGATTTTGGTGCTGAGTCGTTGAAATACTTTACCATGTTGTTGAACACAGGCGACtatattatcaacaatattgaAGAGCTTGCCGACAAGATCCAGAAAACGACAACGCACACTATTGCGCCGTTCAACACCGACGCGTTTTACCAGTTGATCAATAAGAGCATTTCCAGTTTATTGCTTAAAATGTCGATTGATTATAAGCCGTGCTGGCGggaattttttaatttggaTTGGGGGCAGTTGGATTCGGTGAACGATATTTCGTCGTACATGAACGATTTGAAGAGCAAGACCGCAGAGAACTTGAGGGTGATTCTTCCGCTCATTATCAGGGATAGCTATGTGCGTAATTTTAACGACAAGTTGGTCGAGATGTTGGTGACCACTATAGCTAACAACCTCAAGTTTGTCAAGCCAATGACTGCGACGAGTGTTGAGCAGATACTTATGGATGTGTCGTCGTTGAAGGAGGATGCGTTGAGGTTTCCGTTGTTTTCGGTTAAAGATGTCTCCAAGTCGTACCAGAAGTTTGTTAACCACCAGTTTGGGGATTTGCAGAGCTTGCTTAAGTTGTTGATGGTGCCGTCAATTCCCGTTGAAAATCTTATTGAGAGCTATTTTGCGTTGATTGGCGACAAGTCGGTTAGCAATTTTGTCAAggtattgaaattgaaggGGGTCGACAAGGCGCAGCACCATAAGTATGTTGACAACTTTAAGTTGCAATTGAGTGTAGATGATGGGTCGGTTACAAGctgtttgttgttgcagAATttggaggaggaggaagaggCGTCACGTGCCGCGACCCCGGATGTGAAgttgaatgaaaaatttgatgtGAGCAAGATAAACGagaattttaaaaattttggtaAATTTTTCCGTAAAGATATAGGTAATGAAAGTAGTTAA
- the KEL1 gene encoding Kel1p (Kelch repeat domain-containing protein; localizes to sites of polarized growth; mutant colonies exhibit slightly decreased filamentation ratio; not required for buccal epithelial cell adherence or virulence in mice), producing MALFKLGGKLKKKDHQSDPDTTVSSSSSTNSANRKSTSRFSSILHSSAAPMPSISNQPAHTSRPPPHANLSVTTPWNRFKLFDSPFPRYRHAAASIASEKNELFLMGGLKDGSVFGDTWKIVPQINHEGDIINYVAENIEVVNNNNPPARVGHAAVLCGNAFIVYGGDTVDTDTNGFPDNNFYLFNINNHKYTIPNHILNKPNGRYGHTIGVISLNNTSSRLYLFGGQLENDVFNDLYYFELNSFKSPKATWQLVEPLNDVKPPPLTNHSMSVYKNKVYVFGGVYNNEKVSNDLWVFDAINDTWTQVTTTGDIPPPVNEHSSCVADDRMYVYGGNDFQGIIYSSLYVLDLQTLEWSSLQSSAEKSGPGPRCGHSMTLLPKFNKILIMGGDKNDYVDSDPHNFETYESFNGEEVGTMVYELDLNIIDHFLAASAPVNAPTIIPPVASYEELPKPKKPAASARNDLQGYDRHARSFSGGPEDFATPQASARGSPSPERTQGGGDNFVEVDLPSTTISQVDDDPPYDTTSLNQPQEVTNGHVDDEPFRRRSLDPKFDDHSGAPEVAPVAVPVTEPVSAPVTAPVAEPVVAPAVAPDASGKVKKIISELTNELVQLKATTKEQMQKATEKIEQLERQNSLLHQSQQRDAESYTKQIEEKDVLINELKSSLDPSAWDPEQPQTATNISELNRYKLERLELNNKLLYLEQENVKLKDQFAEFEPFMDHQIGELDKFQKVIKVQEEQIDKLSNQVKDQEALHKQIYDWKSKFESLSLEFENYRAIHNDDDISDGEVELQDDDRSILSSAKSRKDISSQLGNLVSLWNQKHASSSSRDLSAPPVINPESHPVVAKLQSQVDELLKIGKQNETTFSQEIEALRKELQEKTTSLKTVEENYRESIQSVNNTSKALKLNQEELSNQRILMERLIKENNELKLYKKASSKKLGSRDGTPVVNEYQQGEDSPGVDELNNDDDDDEDVISTAHYNMKIKDLEADLYILKQERDQLKDNVTSLQKQLYLAQNQ from the coding sequence atggCTCTCTTTAAGTTAGGTGGtaaattaaagaaaaaagacCATCAACTGGACCCTGATACTACAGTTTCATCTTCCTCATCAACCAATTCAGCAAACCGAAAATCTACAAGCAGGTTTTCCAGCATTTTGCATTCCTCAGCAGCTCCAATGCCACTGATTTCCAATCAACCAGCCCACACCTCAAGGCCACCGCCTCACGCCAACTTGTCAGTGACAACCCCATGGAACCGgttcaaattatttgattccCCCTTCCCCAGATACCGACACGCAGCCGCATCTATTGCTAGCGAAAAAAATGAGTTGTTCTTAATGGGTGGATTGAAGGATGGGTCAGTATTTGGCGATACATGGAAAATTGTCCCGCAAATCAACCACGAGGGCGATATCATCAACTATGTCGCAGAAAATATCGAAGTggtcaacaacaacaacccgCCAGCAAGAGTTGGCCACGCTGCTGTTTTGTGCGGAAACGCATTTATTGTCTATGGAGGTGACACTGTCGATACCGACACAAACGGATTCCCCGACAACAACTTTTACTTGTTCAACATCAATAACCACAAGTACACCATTCCGAACCACATTTTGAATAAACCAAATGGAAGATACGGCCATACCATAGGAGTGATATCATTAAACAACACATCGTCTCGTCTTTACTTGTTTGGTGGTCAATTGGAAAACGATGTTTTCAACGATTTGTACTACTTTGAATTAAACTCATTTAAATCCCCCAAGGCAACGTGGCAATTGGTCGAGCCATTGAACGACGTCAAGCCACCACCATTAACCAACCATTCAATGTCTGTTTACAAAAACAAGGTGTACGTGTTTGGTGGAGTCTACAATAATGAAAAGGTTTCCAACGATTTATGGGTGTTTGATGCCATTAACGATACTTGGACCCAGGTTACAACTACCGGAGATATTCCACCGCCAGTCAACGAACACTCAAGTTGTGTGGCTGATGATAGAATGTATGTGTATGGTGGTAATGATTTCCAAGGAATTATTTACAGCTCATTGTATGTGTTGGATTTGCAAACTTTGGAGTGGTCACTGTTGCAATCGTCAGCTGAAAAGAGTGGCCCTGGTCCAAGATGCGGTCACTCGATGACATTGTTACcgaaattcaataaaatcCTTATCATGGGAGGCGACAAGAACGACTATGTTGATAGTGATCCTCACAATTTCGAAACATATGAATCATTCAATGGCGAGGAAGTTGGAACTATGGTTTATGAATTGGACTTGAATATAATCGATCACTTCCTTGCCGCAAGTGCACCTGTTAATGCCCCAACCATTATTCCACCGGTTGCCTCTTACGAAGAACTCCCAAAACCCAAGAAACCCGCTGCTTCTGCTAGAAATGATCTCCAAGGTTACGACCGTCATGCAAGAAGCTTTTCTGGTGGTCCCGAGGATTTTGCAACCCCACAAGCCTCAGCTCGTGGCTCGCCATCGCCAGAAAGAACACAAGGTGGTGGCGATAATTTTGTCGAAGTCGACTTGCCTTCAACTACTATTTCTCAAGTCGACGATGATCCACCATACGATACAACTTCGTTGAACCAACCCCAAGAAGTGACAAATGGCCATGTTGACGACGAACCATTTAGAAGAAGATCGCTTGATCCCAAGTTTGATGATCATAGTGGGGCACCAGAGGTTGCACCAGTCGCGGTACCTGTCACGGAACCAGTCTCTGCACCAGTCACTGCACCAGTCGCAGAACCAGTGGTCGCACCAGCAGTTGCACCTGACGCATCTGGAAAAGTTAAAAAGATTATTTCGGAACTCACCAACGAATTGGTCCAGCTCAAGGCCACCACCAAAGAACAAATGCAAAAGGCCACAGAAAAAATCGAACAATTGGAACGCCAGAATTCGTTGTTACACCAATCGCAGCAGCGCGATGCTGAAAGTTACACcaaacaaattgaagaaaaagacgTTCTTATCAACGAACTAAAATCGTCGCTCGACCCAAGTGCATGGGATCCAGAACAGCCGCAAACGGCCACAAATATCTCCGAATTGAACCGCTACAAATTGGAAAGATTAGAGTTGAACAACAAGTTGCTTTACTTGGAACAAGAAAATGTAAAGTTAAAGGACCAGTTTGCTGAGTTTGAACCATTTATGGACCACCAAATTGGCGAATTAGACAAATTCCAAAAAGTCATCAAAGTGCAAGAAGAACAAATCGACAAGTTGTCAAACCAAGTCAAAGACCAAGAAGCTCTACACAAACAAATCTACGATTGGAAGAGCAAATTCGAGAGTTTGTCTttggaatttgaaaactatAGGGCCATACATAATGACGACGATATATCAGATGGCGAAGTTGAACTCCAAGATGACGACAGATCTATTTTGAGTTCAgcaaaatcaagaaaagaCATTTCATCGCAATTGGGCAATTTGGTGTCGTTGTGGAATCAAAAACACGCCTCCAGTTCTAGCCGTGACTTGTCTGCTCCTCCGGTAATCAACCCAGAAAGCCACCCCGTGGTGGCTAAGTTACAACTGCAAGTCGACGAGTTGTTAAAGATTGGTAAACAAAACGAAACCACATTCTCTCAGGAAATTGAAGCTCTCAGGAAAGAGTTGCAAGAAAAGACCACTTCATTAAAGACCGTGGAAGAAAACTACCGTGAATCTATACAGTCTGTCAACAATACCAGTAAGgcattgaaattgaaccaAGAAGAGTTAAGCAACCAACGAATTCTAATGGAAAGAttgattaaagaaaataacGAGTTGAAACTTTATAAAAAAGCCAGCTCCAAAAAACTTGGCTCTCGTGATGGTACCCCCGTCGTTAATGAATACCAACAAGGAGAAGATAGTCCTGGTGTCGACGAGCTTAATaacgacgacgacgacgacgaaGACGTTATTAGTACAGCTCATTACAATATGAAAATCAAAGACTTGGAAGCTGACTTGTATATATTGAAACAAGAAAGAGATCAATTAAAAGACAATGTCACTTCGTTGCAAAAACAACTTTATTTAGCTcagaatcaataa